In Streptomyces sp. NBC_00414, a single window of DNA contains:
- a CDS encoding LacI family DNA-binding transcriptional regulator, with the protein MTAAGKHQVSRSETSRRGNRPGRAGIRDVAAAAGVSITTVSDALNGKGRLPDATRRHVREVADRLGYRPSAAARTLRTGKSGLIGLTVTTYGDEPFTFTEFAYFAEMARAATSAALARGYALVILPATSRHDVWSNVALDGTVVIDPSDQDPVVSELVRQGLPVVSDGRPAGSLPVTAWVDNDHEAAVLGILDHLAAAGARRIGLLTGTTTDTYTHLSTTAYLRWCERVGQDPVYEAYPAHDPCAGAVAADRLLARPDRPDAVYGLFDPNGTDLLAAARRYGLRVPEDLLLVCCSESTVYANTEPPVTTLSLKPRRIGTAVVQLLIDAIEGVESDQPVEQVIPTELIVRTSSERRPPRTTVSPPRSPEKG; encoded by the coding sequence ATGACAGCAGCAGGGAAGCACCAGGTGAGCCGGTCGGAAACCTCTCGTCGAGGAAACCGGCCGGGCCGGGCGGGCATCAGAGACGTGGCCGCGGCCGCCGGAGTCTCCATTACGACGGTCTCCGACGCCCTCAACGGCAAGGGACGGCTCCCGGATGCCACCAGACGCCATGTCCGCGAAGTCGCCGATCGGCTGGGCTACCGGCCCTCCGCGGCGGCCCGAACCCTCCGTACCGGCAAGTCGGGCCTCATCGGCCTGACCGTGACGACCTACGGGGACGAACCTTTCACCTTCACGGAGTTCGCGTACTTCGCGGAGATGGCCAGAGCCGCCACCTCGGCCGCGCTCGCCCGGGGCTACGCCCTGGTCATCCTCCCGGCGACCTCGCGCCACGACGTGTGGTCGAACGTGGCCCTGGACGGGACGGTCGTCATCGACCCCTCCGACCAGGACCCTGTCGTCAGCGAACTGGTCCGCCAGGGCTTACCGGTGGTCTCGGACGGCCGCCCGGCCGGCTCGCTGCCGGTGACCGCCTGGGTGGACAACGACCACGAGGCCGCGGTGCTGGGCATCCTCGACCACCTGGCCGCCGCCGGAGCCCGCAGGATCGGCCTGCTGACCGGGACGACCACGGACACGTACACCCACCTCTCCACGACCGCATACCTGCGCTGGTGCGAGCGTGTGGGCCAGGATCCCGTGTACGAGGCCTATCCCGCGCACGATCCGTGCGCGGGGGCCGTGGCGGCCGACCGGCTGCTCGCCCGGCCCGACCGGCCGGACGCCGTCTACGGGCTGTTCGACCCGAACGGCACCGACCTCCTCGCGGCGGCCAGACGCTATGGACTGCGCGTACCGGAGGATCTGCTCCTCGTGTGCTGCAGCGAGTCCACCGTCTACGCCAACACCGAGCCGCCCGTCACGACGCTCTCTCTCAAACCGAGACGAATCGGTACGGCCGTGGTCCAGCTCCTCATCGACGCCATCGAGGGGGTCGAATCGGACCAACCGGTCGAGCAGGTGATACCGACGGAGCTGATCGTGCGCACCTCCTCCGAGCGCCGACCGCCACGGACGACCGTCAGCCCGCCGAGGTCTCCGGAGAAGGGGTGA
- a CDS encoding cupin domain-containing protein, with amino-acid sequence MKAFRLDELEAERAANDGAYLQFLREKNMSVGLYALDAGTQDPQQPHRQDEVYLVVSGRAAITVGMETTQVARGSVVYVPAGVAHKFHHISEDLRVVVVFSPPES; translated from the coding sequence ATGAAGGCATTCCGGCTGGACGAACTGGAGGCGGAGCGCGCCGCCAACGACGGCGCGTACCTCCAGTTCCTGCGCGAGAAGAACATGTCGGTGGGCCTGTACGCGCTGGACGCGGGCACGCAGGACCCGCAACAGCCCCACCGCCAGGACGAGGTGTACCTGGTCGTCAGCGGGCGTGCCGCGATCACCGTCGGCATGGAGACGACCCAGGTGGCGCGCGGCAGCGTCGTGTACGTACCCGCCGGGGTGGCTCACAAGTTCCACCACATCAGCGAGGATCTGCGGGTCGTCGTGGTCTTCTCTCCGCCGGAGAGCTGA
- a CDS encoding phage holin family protein, which produces MKNFVVKTIANAGALAVAVWLLDKITLSGDSTGKEIGTLLLVALVFGLVNFLVKPIVKVLTFPLFILTLGLITLVVNALMLLLTSWLADKLDLSFHVDGFWTAVLGGLIISIVSWALNVVLPDED; this is translated from the coding sequence ATGAAGAATTTCGTAGTCAAGACGATCGCCAACGCGGGTGCCCTGGCAGTGGCGGTGTGGCTGCTCGACAAGATCACCCTGTCCGGTGACAGCACCGGCAAGGAGATCGGCACGCTGTTGCTCGTCGCGCTGGTCTTCGGACTGGTGAACTTCCTGGTCAAGCCGATCGTGAAGGTCCTCACCTTCCCGCTGTTCATCCTCACGCTCGGTCTGATCACGCTGGTGGTCAACGCCCTGATGCTGCTGCTCACCTCGTGGCTGGCGGACAAGCTCGACCTGAGCTTCCACGTCGACGGCTTCTGGACCGCCGTCCTGGGCGGCCTGATCATCTCGATCGTCTCCTGGGCCCTGAACGTCGTCCTCCCCGACGAGGACTGA
- a CDS encoding helix-turn-helix domain-containing protein, which yields MPQEEPGFQRARLRDRLKKARESAGLKQREVAEQLDWSPSKVIRIEAGTVGVSVTDVRVLAEHYGITDQAQITALTGMARAARRPPWWDQYRPWVTQDFETYLGYESSASIIRNFEPNLVPGLLQTEEYMRVVLNQLSFGTEKTEQLVQLRLERQDRLIQSDGPESFFILDEAVIRRTVGSSETMHKQFERLLKINEMSNVRVLTVPFSVGIYPRFGSPYALFEFPDDEDDMVVYLENPDGEAILSEKALGRTSQRRPTDYLDIFWEVERGVATEVTREFLFGQE from the coding sequence GTGCCACAGGAAGAGCCCGGATTCCAGCGTGCACGACTGCGCGACCGCCTCAAGAAGGCGAGGGAGAGCGCGGGACTGAAGCAGCGCGAGGTGGCCGAGCAGCTCGACTGGTCACCCTCAAAGGTGATTCGGATCGAGGCCGGCACCGTCGGCGTGTCGGTCACCGATGTACGGGTGCTCGCGGAGCACTACGGGATCACCGACCAGGCTCAGATCACGGCGCTGACCGGGATGGCACGGGCCGCTCGCCGGCCACCGTGGTGGGATCAATATCGCCCCTGGGTGACGCAGGACTTCGAGACGTACCTCGGATACGAGAGCTCCGCGTCGATCATCAGGAATTTCGAGCCCAACCTGGTGCCCGGCCTGCTGCAGACCGAAGAGTACATGCGCGTGGTTCTGAACCAGCTCAGTTTCGGGACGGAAAAAACCGAGCAGCTCGTGCAACTACGCCTGGAACGCCAGGACCGTCTTATTCAGTCAGACGGCCCGGAGTCCTTCTTCATCCTGGACGAGGCTGTGATCCGCAGGACTGTGGGATCGTCCGAGACGATGCACAAGCAGTTCGAAAGACTGCTGAAAATCAATGAAATGTCGAACGTCAGGGTACTGACCGTTCCCTTCAGCGTCGGCATCTATCCGCGTTTCGGATCACCTTACGCCCTCTTCGAGTTCCCCGATGACGAGGACGACATGGTCGTCTATCTGGAGAACCCGGACGGTGAAGCGATTTTGAGCGAGAAAGCCCTAGGGCGCACGTCACAGCGTCGTCCGACCGACTATCTCGATATCTTCTGGGAAGTGGAGAGGGGGGTTGCGACTGAAGTGACGAGAGAGTTCCTGTTCGGCCAGGAGTGA
- a CDS encoding IclR family transcriptional regulator: MVDTAPAGPKGPASELHPTTLIGSVQRAMRLLESVARHEHGAPAKQLAREAGLALPTAYHLLRTLVHEGYLRREKGLFFLGEAAERLSRGGARQKRRSTIADALGSWRDSIGAPVYYAVYRDGEIEVQCVADTPGNPAVEEWADFRETGHAHAIGQCLLSQLDAEARRDHLDRYPVQSVTPYTVRDDHALIRRLESTGRMQPVIERQEYALGTVCAAIPLTLGSTAATVAISMPSHQADRLLPAARQLQSEIGALLGTLSVSISI; this comes from the coding sequence ATGGTCGACACCGCACCCGCAGGACCGAAAGGTCCCGCCTCCGAGCTGCACCCCACGACCCTCATCGGATCGGTGCAGCGTGCGATGCGCCTCCTGGAGTCCGTAGCGCGGCACGAGCACGGGGCGCCCGCCAAGCAACTGGCCCGCGAGGCCGGGCTCGCTCTCCCCACGGCGTACCACCTGCTGCGCACCCTGGTGCACGAGGGCTATCTGCGCCGCGAGAAGGGGCTGTTCTTCCTCGGCGAGGCGGCCGAGCGGCTGAGCCGCGGCGGCGCCCGGCAGAAACGTCGCAGCACGATCGCCGACGCCCTGGGAAGCTGGCGCGATTCGATCGGTGCTCCCGTCTACTACGCGGTCTACCGCGACGGCGAGATCGAGGTCCAGTGCGTCGCCGACACCCCGGGCAATCCCGCGGTCGAGGAGTGGGCGGACTTCCGCGAGACGGGGCACGCGCACGCGATCGGGCAGTGTCTGCTGTCCCAGCTCGACGCGGAGGCGCGCAGGGACCACCTCGACCGCTACCCGGTTCAATCGGTCACGCCGTACACGGTGCGTGACGATCACGCCTTGATTCGCCGCCTCGAATCGACCGGACGCATGCAACCTGTGATCGAACGTCAGGAGTACGCGCTGGGTACGGTCTGCGCCGCGATCCCCCTCACGCTGGGCAGCACGGCCGCCACGGTGGCCATCTCCATGCCCTCCCACCAGGCAGACCGGCTGCTGCCCGCGGCCCGGCAACTGCAGAGCGAGATCGGCGCGCTGCTGGGGACACTCTCGGTCTCTATCAGCATCTGA
- a CDS encoding YibE/F family protein — protein MTTTQQPPLPPSEPPHGHGHDGHGDDGGPAGGGHGHSHSHGPAAPVSMHLRKIIAAVLIPFAAAVVVGLAVLWPGGAPGHERTGVGFDRQTQQATVTKVDEVDCKSVNASGGTPTGDTSTAEGSSAQQQASGTCKKATIRVDSGKDKGRTFTEIVQPDSSRQLEQGQEVIVAYAPDAPKELQYSVTDVNRKLPMTLLAGIFAVAVVVVGRMRGVMALIALAVSFLILTFFILPAILQGSNPLVVAVVGASAIMLIALYMCHGLSARTSVAVLGTLLSLVLIGLLGSLFIDWAALTGNTDDNTGLIHGLYPSIDMSGLLLAGIIIGSLGVLDDVTVTQTSAVWELHEANPTMGWRGLYRAGIRIGRDHIASVVNTLVLAYAGAALPLLLLFSIAQSSVGTVANSELVAAEIVRTLVGSIGLVASVPVTTALAALVVSADRPGAAAAAQQPQSQAQPQSQSQTGSKAPLRGGSGRRRKH, from the coding sequence GTGACCACGACGCAGCAGCCCCCACTTCCGCCGTCCGAACCGCCCCACGGACACGGCCACGACGGCCACGGTGACGACGGCGGACCCGCCGGCGGTGGGCACGGCCACTCGCACAGTCATGGCCCCGCGGCGCCTGTCTCCATGCATCTGCGAAAGATCATCGCCGCGGTGCTGATCCCCTTCGCCGCGGCGGTCGTTGTCGGTCTCGCGGTGCTCTGGCCCGGCGGCGCCCCGGGACACGAGCGCACGGGTGTCGGCTTCGACCGGCAGACCCAGCAGGCCACCGTGACCAAGGTCGACGAGGTCGACTGCAAGTCCGTGAACGCCTCGGGCGGGACTCCGACCGGCGACACCTCGACGGCCGAGGGCTCGTCCGCGCAGCAGCAGGCTTCGGGCACCTGCAAGAAGGCGACGATCCGGGTCGACTCCGGCAAGGACAAGGGCCGTACCTTCACGGAGATCGTCCAGCCGGACTCCTCACGCCAGTTGGAGCAGGGCCAGGAGGTGATCGTGGCGTACGCGCCCGACGCCCCCAAGGAGCTCCAGTACTCGGTCACCGATGTGAACCGCAAGCTCCCCATGACGCTGCTCGCCGGCATCTTCGCCGTCGCGGTGGTCGTGGTGGGCCGGATGCGCGGCGTCATGGCACTGATCGCGCTGGCCGTCAGCTTCCTGATCCTGACGTTCTTCATCCTGCCCGCGATCCTGCAGGGTTCGAATCCGCTGGTCGTGGCGGTGGTCGGGGCCAGTGCCATCATGCTGATCGCGCTCTACATGTGCCACGGTCTCTCGGCGCGGACGTCGGTCGCCGTGCTGGGCACGCTGCTGTCCCTGGTGCTGATCGGGCTGCTCGGCTCACTGTTCATCGACTGGGCCGCGCTGACCGGCAACACCGACGACAACACCGGCCTGATCCACGGTCTCTACCCGTCCATCGACATGAGCGGTCTGCTGCTCGCGGGCATCATCATCGGTTCGCTCGGAGTCCTCGACGACGTCACGGTCACGCAGACGTCGGCGGTCTGGGAGCTGCACGAAGCCAACCCGACGATGGGCTGGCGAGGGCTGTACCGCGCGGGAATCCGCATCGGCCGCGACCACATCGCGTCCGTCGTCAACACGCTCGTCCTGGCCTACGCCGGCGCGGCGCTGCCTCTGCTGCTGCTCTTCTCCATCGCGCAGAGCAGCGTGGGGACGGTGGCCAACAGCGAGCTGGTGGCCGCGGAGATCGTCCGCACGCTCGTCGGTTCGATCGGGCTGGTCGCCTCGGTGCCGGTCACGACGGCTCTCGCGGCCCTCGTGGTCTCGGCCGACCGCCCGGGTGCCGCCGCCGCGGCTCAGCAGCCGCAATCACAGGCGCAACCGCAGTCTCAGTCCCAGACCGGCTCGAAGGCACCGCTGCGCGGCGGGAGCGGCCGCCGTCGCAAGCACTGA
- a CDS encoding SsgA family sporulation/cell division regulator, with product MRESVVQAEVMMSFVVSEELSFRIPVELRYATCDPYAVRLTFHLPGDAPVTWAFGRELLIDGVGRPCGDGDVHITPSDSDGFGDVLIRLQVGVDQALFRCGTAPLLAFLDRTDRLVPLGQERSLADFDTHLDEALDRILAEEQSAG from the coding sequence ATGCGCGAGTCGGTAGTGCAGGCAGAGGTCATGATGAGTTTCGTCGTCTCGGAAGAGCTCTCCTTCCGAATTCCGGTGGAACTGCGTTACGCGACCTGTGATCCCTATGCCGTGCGTCTGACCTTCCACCTGCCCGGCGACGCTCCGGTGACCTGGGCCTTCGGCCGGGAGCTGTTGATCGACGGAGTGGGCCGGCCGTGCGGGGACGGAGACGTGCACATCACCCCCTCGGACTCCGACGGGTTCGGCGACGTGCTGATCCGGCTTCAGGTGGGCGTCGACCAGGCCCTGTTCCGCTGCGGTACGGCGCCTCTGCTGGCGTTCCTCGACCGAACGGACCGGCTGGTCCCGCTGGGGCAGGAGCGCTCCCTCGCCGACTTCGACACCCATCTGGACGAGGCCTTGGACCGCATCCTGGCGGAGGAACAGAGCGCGGGCTGA
- a CDS encoding DUF397 domain-containing protein, translated as MRLEDAEVRWRKSSATSGGNCVEVALADHVAVRDSHYPDRALLGFSSRAWRSFLSDLKISDSVPNS; from the coding sequence ATGCGACTTGAGGATGCTGAGGTGCGCTGGCGGAAGAGCTCGGCCACTAGCGGAGGGAACTGTGTCGAGGTGGCTCTCGCTGATCACGTAGCCGTTCGCGATTCACATTATCCCGACCGGGCGCTCCTGGGGTTCAGTTCACGTGCCTGGCGATCGTTCCTTTCGGATCTGAAGATTTCTGATTCCGTTCCTAATTCCTAG
- a CDS encoding cystathionine gamma-lyase, with protein MGSSEGVGDGTRAVRAGLPEPVKHEPTLPGPVFAAHFHLPGDPTGPYTYGRDENPTWTHLERAIGELEGPGRNDVETLVFASGMAAVSAVLFSQLSAGDTVVLPDDGYQVLPLVRGQLEAYGIEVRTAPTAGNAQLDVLDGAKLLWIETPSNPGLDVCDVRRLVEAAHARGALVAVDNTLATPLGQRPLELGADFSVASGTKQLTGHGDVLLGYVAGVDASAMTSVRRWRKIVGAIPGPMEAWLAHRSLATLQMRVDRQNASAQVIAETLRDWPEELGVRYPGLPGDPSHKIASQQMRRFGCVVSFTLPTRARADRFLDALRLVDDATSFGGVRSTAERRGRWGGDAVPEGFIRFSVGAEDPEDLVADVLRALEESAK; from the coding sequence ATGGGTTCTTCCGAGGGCGTGGGTGACGGCACGCGTGCCGTGCGGGCGGGGCTGCCCGAGCCGGTCAAGCACGAGCCGACCCTCCCGGGCCCGGTCTTCGCCGCCCACTTCCATCTGCCGGGCGACCCCACCGGCCCGTACACCTACGGACGTGACGAGAACCCGACCTGGACCCATCTGGAGCGCGCCATCGGCGAGCTGGAGGGTCCGGGGCGGAACGACGTCGAGACGCTCGTCTTCGCCTCCGGCATGGCCGCCGTCTCCGCCGTCCTCTTCTCCCAGCTGAGCGCCGGCGACACGGTCGTGCTGCCCGACGACGGCTACCAGGTCCTGCCGCTCGTCCGCGGACAGCTGGAGGCGTACGGGATCGAGGTGCGCACCGCGCCGACCGCCGGCAACGCCCAGCTGGACGTCCTCGACGGAGCGAAGCTGCTGTGGATCGAGACCCCGTCGAACCCGGGGCTCGACGTGTGCGACGTGCGGCGGCTCGTCGAGGCGGCCCACGCGCGCGGCGCTCTCGTGGCGGTCGACAACACCCTGGCGACCCCGCTCGGACAGCGTCCGCTGGAGCTTGGCGCCGACTTCTCCGTGGCCAGCGGCACCAAGCAGCTCACCGGGCACGGAGACGTTCTCCTGGGGTACGTCGCGGGCGTCGACGCCTCCGCGATGACATCCGTACGGCGCTGGCGCAAGATCGTCGGGGCGATCCCGGGGCCCATGGAGGCCTGGCTCGCGCACCGCTCGCTCGCCACGCTGCAGATGCGCGTGGACCGGCAGAACGCGAGCGCGCAGGTGATCGCCGAGACGCTGCGGGACTGGCCGGAGGAGCTCGGGGTCCGCTATCCCGGGCTGCCCGGCGACCCTTCGCACAAGATCGCCTCGCAGCAGATGAGGCGCTTCGGGTGTGTGGTGTCGTTCACGCTGCCCACCCGCGCGCGTGCCGATCGTTTTCTCGACGCGCTGCGGCTCGTGGACGACGCGACGAGCTTCGGCGGGGTGCGGTCCACGGCCGAGCGGCGCGGGCGCTGGGGCGGCGACGCGGTCCCGGAGGGCTTCATCCGTTTCTCGGTCGGTGCCGAGGATCCGGAGGATCTGGTCGCGGATGTCCTGCGGGCGCTCGAAGAGTCCGCGAAGTGA
- the thiC gene encoding phosphomethylpyrimidine synthase ThiC, which produces MTNKDVRTPASSATAGAFAQADGTEVSAATENGGAAASPDNGEAGRSIGWHKAYVAGSRPDLRVPVRQVHLTNGESVTLYDTSGPYTDPVVDTDVRRGLAPLRDNWIIARGDTEEYAGRPVSPEDDGIKHTSPRGGLRNLDAVFPGRPRLPRRSRDGQAVTQLAYARRGEVTPEMEYVAIRENVAPEVVREEIAAGRAVLPANVNHPEIEPMIIGKRFLVKVNANIGNSAVTSSIEEEVDKMTWATRWGADTVMDLSTGRNIHTTREWVLRNSPVPIGTVPLYQALEKVDGRAEELTWEIYKDTVVEQAEQGVDYMTVHAGVRLPYVPLTANRKTGIVSRGGSIMAAWCLAHHKESFLYEHFEELCEILASYDVTYSLGDGLRPGSIADANDAAQFAELRTLGELNKVAKRFNVQTMIEGPGHVPMHKIKENIDLQQEICEEAPFYTLGPLTTDIAPAYDHITSGIGAAMIAWWGTAMLCYVTPKEHLGLPNRDDVKTGVITYKIAAHAADLAKGHPGAQEWDDALSDARFEFRWEDQFNLALDPDTAREFHDETLPAEPAKTAHFCSMCGPKFCSMKISHSINEQFGGTAAAGASPEEIADGMLQKSKEFAAAGNRVYLPMATGE; this is translated from the coding sequence ATGACCAACAAGGACGTACGCACGCCTGCCTCCAGTGCGACGGCCGGGGCGTTTGCCCAGGCCGACGGCACCGAGGTGTCCGCAGCGACCGAGAACGGCGGGGCAGCCGCTTCGCCCGACAACGGCGAGGCCGGGAGGTCCATCGGCTGGCACAAGGCGTATGTCGCGGGCTCGCGCCCCGATCTGCGGGTGCCGGTCCGTCAGGTGCACCTCACCAATGGAGAGTCGGTCACCCTGTACGACACCTCCGGTCCGTACACCGATCCGGTCGTCGACACCGACGTACGCAGGGGTCTGGCGCCCCTGCGCGACAACTGGATCATCGCCCGTGGCGACACCGAGGAGTACGCGGGCCGTCCCGTGAGCCCCGAGGACGACGGGATCAAGCACACCTCGCCGCGCGGCGGACTGCGCAACCTCGACGCGGTCTTCCCGGGGCGTCCGCGCCTGCCCCGCCGCAGCCGTGACGGGCAGGCGGTCACGCAACTCGCGTACGCGAGGCGGGGCGAGGTCACGCCGGAGATGGAGTACGTGGCCATCCGGGAGAACGTGGCCCCCGAGGTCGTCCGCGAGGAGATCGCGGCGGGCCGGGCCGTTCTGCCGGCCAACGTCAACCACCCGGAGATCGAGCCGATGATCATCGGCAAGCGATTCCTGGTGAAGGTCAACGCCAACATCGGCAACTCCGCGGTCACCTCCTCCATCGAGGAGGAGGTCGACAAGATGACCTGGGCGACGCGTTGGGGCGCCGACACGGTCATGGATCTGTCGACCGGCCGCAACATCCACACCACGCGCGAGTGGGTGCTGCGCAACTCCCCCGTCCCCATCGGCACGGTCCCCCTCTACCAGGCGCTGGAGAAGGTCGACGGGCGCGCGGAGGAACTCACCTGGGAGATCTACAAGGACACGGTCGTCGAGCAGGCCGAGCAGGGCGTGGACTACATGACCGTCCACGCGGGTGTGCGCCTGCCGTACGTCCCGCTCACCGCGAACCGCAAGACCGGCATCGTCTCGCGCGGCGGCTCGATCATGGCGGCCTGGTGCCTGGCGCACCACAAGGAATCGTTCCTGTACGAGCACTTCGAGGAGCTCTGCGAGATCCTCGCCTCGTACGACGTCACGTACTCGCTCGGCGACGGTCTGCGGCCCGGGTCGATCGCGGACGCCAACGACGCCGCGCAGTTCGCGGAGTTGAGGACCCTCGGGGAGCTCAACAAGGTCGCGAAGCGTTTCAACGTGCAGACCATGATCGAGGGCCCGGGGCATGTCCCGATGCACAAGATCAAGGAGAACATCGACCTTCAGCAGGAGATCTGCGAGGAGGCGCCGTTCTACACGCTCGGTCCGCTGACGACCGACATCGCGCCGGCCTACGACCACATCACCTCCGGCATCGGTGCCGCGATGATCGCCTGGTGGGGCACGGCGATGCTCTGCTACGTCACGCCCAAGGAGCATCTGGGCCTGCCCAACCGTGACGACGTCAAGACGGGCGTCATCACCTACAAGATCGCGGCCCACGCGGCGGACCTCGCCAAGGGGCATCCGGGCGCACAGGAGTGGGACGACGCGCTGTCGGACGCCCGCTTCGAGTTCCGCTGGGAGGACCAGTTCAACCTGGCCCTCGACCCGGACACCGCCCGCGAGTTCCACGACGAGACCCTCCCCGCCGAGCCGGCCAAGACGGCGCACTTCTGCTCCATGTGCGGGCCGAAGTTCTGCTCGATGAAGATCAGCCACAGCATCAACGAGCAGTTCGGCGGTACGGCGGCCGCGGGGGCCTCACCCGAGGAGATCGCCGACGGGATGCTCCAGAAGTCGAAGGAGTTCGCCGCCGCGGGCAACCGCGTCTACCTGCCCATGGCCACGGGCGAATAG
- a CDS encoding DUF5326 family protein → MREIFAGMPWWIKWVAVPVIALVVFGGLIASVVGFVIGLLFKLLLFVALVGGLIYVVRKFTSSSSSRSDW, encoded by the coding sequence ATGCGAGAGATCTTCGCGGGGATGCCGTGGTGGATCAAGTGGGTCGCGGTGCCGGTCATCGCTCTCGTCGTGTTCGGCGGTCTGATAGCCAGCGTCGTCGGGTTCGTGATCGGCCTGCTCTTCAAGCTGCTGCTCTTCGTGGCCCTGGTCGGCGGACTGATCTACGTCGTACGGAAGTTCACGTCGAGCTCCTCGTCGCGCAGCGACTGGTAG
- a CDS encoding low molecular weight protein-tyrosine-phosphatase — MPYRVCFVCTGNICRSPMAESVFRTRVAEAGLDGLVEVDSAGTDGWHEGDGADPRTVSVLGTNGYDSDHTARRFRTDWFSRLDLVIALDAGHLRALRSLAPTAADAEKVRLLRSYDIAAGDDLDVPDPYYGGMDGFEECLEMVEAASSGLLAAVREQVEGQAA, encoded by the coding sequence ATGCCCTATCGCGTGTGCTTCGTATGCACCGGCAACATCTGCCGCTCCCCGATGGCCGAGTCCGTCTTCCGCACGCGGGTGGCCGAGGCCGGACTCGACGGCCTGGTCGAGGTGGACAGCGCGGGTACCGACGGCTGGCACGAGGGTGACGGCGCGGACCCGCGCACCGTCTCCGTTCTTGGGACGAACGGCTACGACAGCGACCACACGGCCCGCCGCTTCCGGACCGACTGGTTCTCCCGGCTCGACCTGGTGATAGCCCTCGACGCCGGCCACCTCAGGGCCCTGCGCAGCCTCGCGCCCACCGCGGCCGACGCCGAGAAGGTCCGGCTGCTGCGCTCGTACGACATCGCCGCGGGCGACGATCTCGACGTACCGGATCCCTATTACGGGGGGATGGACGGTTTCGAGGAGTGTCTTGAGATGGTGGAGGCGGCGAGCTCCGGACTGCTCGCCGCTGTACGTGAGCAAGTGGAGGGACAGGCGGCATGA
- a CDS encoding metallophosphoesterase → MTQGAGQGPEMRTPTVRTPTVRDFRVPAYVHDAGPYAQPPGPQPAPPGPYHRPAEPYDQNADPYTGPQEQYGGTGPYAAQPPRGEVGVPAAEPEGYTPTERDLPVINRGDTVQVPVDPEAGQIPQPEEGPGPLYVVGDVHGYLDELVSALHEKGLIDIEGRWAAGTSRLWFLGDFTDRGPDGIGVIDLVMRLSAEAAAVGGYCKALMGNHELLLLGARRFGDTPVNSGAGTATFQAAWLLNGGQKTDMERLQDHHLQWMARLDAMELADGHLLVHSDTTAYLDYGDSIEAVNDTIRETLTRNDADECWDLFRKFTKRFAFRDDGGAQAVRSLLETYGGSRIVHGHSPIPYLRGEVGSEDGENSPPLAVEEPHVYADKLAIAMDGGVTMAGKLLVQQLPLDS, encoded by the coding sequence ATGACTCAGGGGGCCGGTCAGGGACCCGAGATGCGGACGCCGACGGTGCGGACGCCCACGGTGCGCGACTTCCGCGTACCGGCGTACGTCCACGACGCCGGTCCGTACGCGCAGCCGCCCGGACCTCAGCCGGCACCGCCCGGGCCGTACCACCGGCCGGCCGAGCCGTACGACCAGAACGCCGACCCGTACACCGGGCCCCAGGAGCAGTACGGCGGCACCGGCCCCTACGCGGCCCAGCCGCCCCGTGGCGAGGTCGGCGTCCCCGCCGCGGAGCCGGAGGGCTACACGCCGACGGAGCGCGATCTGCCGGTCATCAACCGCGGTGACACGGTTCAGGTGCCGGTCGACCCCGAGGCCGGGCAGATTCCGCAGCCCGAGGAGGGGCCGGGTCCGCTGTACGTCGTCGGTGACGTCCACGGGTACCTCGACGAACTCGTCTCCGCGCTCCACGAGAAGGGGCTCATCGACATCGAGGGGCGCTGGGCGGCCGGCACCTCCCGGCTGTGGTTCCTCGGCGACTTCACCGACCGCGGACCCGACGGCATCGGCGTCATCGACCTCGTGATGCGGCTGTCCGCGGAGGCCGCGGCGGTCGGCGGCTACTGCAAGGCGCTCATGGGCAACCACGAACTGCTGCTCCTCGGCGCCAGGCGGTTCGGGGACACCCCCGTCAACTCCGGCGCGGGAACGGCCACCTTCCAGGCCGCCTGGCTGCTCAACGGCGGCCAGAAGACCGACATGGAGCGCCTCCAGGACCATCATCTGCAGTGGATGGCCCGCCTGGACGCGATGGAACTGGCCGACGGACATCTGCTCGTGCACTCCGACACGACCGCCTATCTCGACTACGGCGACTCCATCGAAGCGGTCAACGACACCATCCGCGAAACCCTCACCCGCAACGACGCGGACGAGTGCTGGGACCTCTTCCGCAAGTTCACCAAGCGCTTCGCGTTCCGCGACGACGGCGGTGCGCAGGCGGTCCGCTCGCTGCTGGAGACGTACGGCGGTTCGCGCATCGTCCATGGTCACAGCCCCATTCCGTACCTCAGGGGCGAGGTCGGCTCGGAGGACGGGGAGAACTCGCCGCCGCTCGCGGTCGAAGAACCTCATGTGTACGCCGACAAACTCGCGATCGCGATGGACGGCGGCGTGACCATGGCCGGAAAACTGCTGGTCCAGCAGCTTCCTCTGGATAGCTGA